In the genome of Crassostrea angulata isolate pt1a10 chromosome 6, ASM2561291v2, whole genome shotgun sequence, the window ATCTAGCGGTGTTCATAAATCCCAGTCCGTTAGAATTGGCAAAGGAAGCAATTATATTTAAGTGGCATGAATGAATCTTAAATCAAAGTCATGGGTAGATGAAATTCTTACAAATCATACATCAGAGCACTTCTTTATATGCATACTGATTCCAAATTATTTCAGATGGCATATGGGTCGTCGGATCATGTATAATTCATTGGGAACAAAAATATgcacaacaaaatatatatcacaTCTTGGGACTAAAATCATAAAGAATAATTTGGCATGGAATTAGGGGTATAGTTGGGTCTCGGATGTACCACAGAATCAAAGAAATGCTAAAGCGGTGTAATAGACACCCAACACTCTTTATAGAGTGTGGTTGCAATGATATTGGCAACCCTCATATACCACTGGAGGGCTTACAAAAGTACATGAAGTTGACTGTGTCTAAAATAAGAAAGTTATTGCCAAAGACATTTATTGTGTGGTCGCATCTCTTGCTACGTAGAAATTTGTCTTTTTATCTATCGAACAAAGATGAAGAAAATTGGAAAAAGAGAATAAATTCAGCTCTTGATGCCTTTGTTGTTAAGAATGCACGTGGGGCCTccataaaatatcataatattttaaGTACACAGATACCCTGATGGTATGCATTAGTCTGACTTgggaaatgaaatatttttaacttcattGATGAATGCATTGTTGAAATTCATGTCATCCACTGACaaattttatacaattattaaaCAATAAGCTTTGTCATGACCCGATGACTTGAAGTTGTTGAGTATTGATGCAGTAACTTGTTGTTTACTTATGGTTGCATGTAAAACTGATTACAATGGCAACTAAGTACTTGTATACTTATATTGGTTGCAAAATTGACCGCCTAAATTTGTTGGCGGATGTACCACGGATCATGGTTCATTTGGCAGAATTTTGCAATGAATGCCACCTCAATGGGGGACTATTTTCAGGCCCCTTGGGTCAAGGTGGTATTTCTTGTTCTTGGTCTCGTTTTGTGTCTGCTGCCATATCGAGTTGATGATCGGcgcttaatttgtattttgatgATTGTGAAAAATTGGCCATGACAAGCACTCCCAACAATTTGTGAATAGTTattgtttaagtttaaaatgtcaacgttacaaaaagaaaagataATTTGAATAATGCAGTCAGAATTGTCTAATGCTTATGATgttctcatatatatatatatatatatatatatatatatatatatatatatatatatatatatatatatatatatatatatatatatatatgtttatcatCTCTGGAAAAACCAGATTATTTTAAACGTATTACAATAATGTAAACAGTTCTCAATATTGCAAGGTTCCCCAGCATCACAACAGATTAAGTGTTCTCGGATTCGTGTAAAATTGGAGCTTCACCTCTGCCCCAACCGGGGCTTAAACTCACGACCTCTGAACCGAATCTCTTAGCAGTGAGTGGCCACCACGCTAACCACTCTGCCATTTAGGCAAGAGGGAACTATATGTAAGTATACATGCTTTCAATCATTTCAGTATTTTAATCATACCAGGTGGACGACCATCTGTCTCAATAAACATTTCTATGTTTTAGATGATAATGGTAAATAacgattgaaaataaaatttacaaaaactcgGGATCAAATGACTTCCTCAACATAATGAATGGGAAATGCGGATAGTGAGTTTATTTTAAACACCCTTAGAGTTAtgttaacaaaaaaagtttttttttcggtttgtttaaacatgaattatttttacaagCAGCAAACACTACCGGTTTCAACAAATATGGACTAATGTGAAACAAGAACATTTACttaacaaatatatttcaagcaaaatttctaagttAGATttgatgggtaatttgttgaccatccagcctccttaatgcGGGATTAAATGTGACGTATGGAAGCCCAAACGACTCATGCAACATTCgaatttccaaaaaaataaccaatcaaactaaaaagtacaaaaatatgaatatatacaaGTCTCGATAGTTTTGCTCCTTTTATTTTCCGGGAGCTCTCTCCGTATCATCGATTGGGGCCCTGAAGCGACCGCAAATTCCTGCTTCTTTGCGATAACTGATTAGCTTGCAAAGAAAACTTGAGCAGTTTATGAATACACAATATTATATGACCTTTTATTAACAAGTCAAATATACTATGATAACAATGACATTTTTGCTCAGAATTTGTTTTATCGAGGATGCAAGCATTAGATCAGAGGCTGCAAACTAACaaactgtgaaattcatttAGTGGATATTCCATAAATGCCTAAAAGAAGGAAACGTATATATTTTCACTACAGTTTTATcactatttaataaaaatatgcttaaaataCCTAGTTCATTGATAAATGATTCGAACAATCAGCATgcatattttatgcatttttgtcTCATACCCTACCTCTCTTTGAGGATCATAGCAAATAACAGACAGTAACCAAAGGTTTGTGCAAGCGCTGTTTAAACTTTGGAGATGGTAACGCATAATGTATAAACATacaacaaaatataaagtttactATTAAATTGAATTCAGAAGTGaaacattgtaatttttacatagttatataacattttacagcattatttcatttttgaagaaaaaatcacAGTCAGAGCAATGCAGACCAGTTTTTCCAGTTTGTTAATATAATCAAAAATCTAGTCCAGTGCGACGCGGATTTTGGATATTGACTGGAATTACAGGATCCTGTTTGAATCTTCTTATGCCACTCTCATCTCGCTTttcatcatcatcgtcatcgtTGCCTTTAAGGACGCCTACTGCTCGACAACATTTCAGACAGGCGCAACCCATCGCCATAACACCAGTTAGGGATACCAGGGTCAACAATGCATATTCTAAATATGGAAACCAAGTAGGCAAAAGAAGTTTCTGGGACTCTGTCGTTTCTAATGGTTTCACATGAAATCCTTCAAAAAAGGATACACATTCAATTTTGTTATGTTATCAATATGTTGAACAAATTAACAAAGATTACTTCATATcacagaagtacatgtacacacgcATACCGGTATTGTAAGAGCACGATTATgtattaaacatatattttacatcacATTTTTATGCACTGCGTGTTTCCCTTGGATTAAAGAATAGTTACCTGTGTCACACCTGATACCTGTGTAGGAACTATCACAGGTACACATGAAGCCCGTGGGAGAATCAGCGCATGATCCGTGCTGACATGGAGTGGAGGCACAAGTTATTGCTATTCAAGACATTCAAAAAGTAAAGCAAGAAGATCATGGGATCACCTAAGCAGCAATAGTCATAAACATAATGAAGTCAACATGCTTACAATTAAGTAATATACATGGATATGAAAAAAAgagtttttagaattaaaattccAACGGAGAAAGGTAAATgataataagtattttataaatgaaaatagatattaaaaaaacattgtatATGCTATCATCACtctttacaatacaataaagtTTAAATATGCATCTTGAAGTACATTTGTTTAGAAAATTCTATTGCGACATGTACCCATGTACATTTGTGAAATAACAAAAAAGGGTTCTACACCGTTCCGCTTTCATGTTTTTTTCCTGTATGTGGGGGACTGTAGCTCCGATGCACGTCACCCCGCAATTTCCTGAAAAGCTGCAGATCAGCAGCTATTTCAAGATTTGACTATTggaaattacatttaattttttttagcagaGATGAAATAATTGGTGTACGTACCTTGATCGCATTTATCACCTTTATGCTTTACGTCACACGAACAACTGAATCCGGACGCAGtgtctgtacaggttccatgCAGGCAAGGATGAGACGAACACTGTATCactgaaataaatgaaatagtaAACTATTACGTAACGTTTATACCATTTCGTTcaattttatagtttatttgtTTGCATTTTTCGCTCCCTTTTTTATATAAGCTGAATATGACGAAAATGTGTTCTATCTGTATATCTGGTGATTTCATCaatgttttgttcaaataatacctttaaaaattatataaattatattttaaacagaGCTAAATTGAAAGAATTGTCTATACAGGTTCCATGTAGGCAAAGGTGAAACAAACACAGTATCACTGAAATCATACAATGAACGccaatattaaaaaaactcTTTTTCAAGTGACATGGATACAATCTGAGC includes:
- the LOC128187428 gene encoding delta-like protein 4, with protein sequence MMYRSVLFHIILYWFLISQAKNEEHCASDGSDDCHIFDWRPWGSCIGICGHQKQSRERVFCCAANVIPHDIEHCLQHCHFHNNFERLQNKTCRVCENGGTFSSISSSCICGPRYTGGCCQDTVKCSDNPCKHGTCSDHPPSFVCTCDPGYKGIDCNTLIQCSSHPCLHGTCTDTASGFSCSCDVKHKGDKCDQAITCASTPCQHGSCADSPTGFMCTCDSSYTGIRCDTGFHVKPLETTESQKLLLPTWFPYLEYALLTLVSLTGVMAMGCACLKCCRAVGVLKGNDDDDDEKRDESGIRRFKQDPVIPVNIQNPRRTGLDF